The genomic interval TTTTCTCAAGAATAATCTGGTTATTCTGCCTGTCTACAGTAGCTTTAAAGTCATTTATAAAGCTAAGACCTAGCAATCCTGCCATCTCTCCTGCAGTGCCTGAAGTATGCATGGGTAGATCTGCAACAAGGGCTTCTACGTTATAAGCTGCCAATCCGTTAACTTCAATTTTTTTAAGAATTACCTTCGGGGCTTCAATATAACCGCTTCCTGTCATAATTTTGATTTTTGGAGCATTCGCTGTTAATATCCCCAAACTATTTGCAACTTGAGTCGAAATTGTCACAAAAGATGCACCCGTATCAAACACAAATTTTACTTTTAGCGAATCATTCAGGTTTACATTATTTACAATAAGAATATTGCCCATTGTATTAACATTCAATACAGCTTTCGTAACTTTTGAATAAGAACCTGATGAATCGCCAAGCAACTTTAATCCGGCTCTGGAAAGATTTACAACTTCCTGATTTGACGAAGTTTCAATAATGTTTTTGTATAAAATTCTTGCACCATTATTATTTTTGTTTTGAACAAGAGTTATAGCGAGGTAATATTTTATAACTACATTATTGGGATCCGCCAAAAAAGCCTTTTTAAAATAAATTTCAGCATTTTTATAACTGCCGGAATTATAAGCTCTTACTCCATCTTGAAAATTGCCCGCAAAAGCTTCTTTTGGCAATAATATCAATAAAAATAATATAAATATTAATAAGGTTATTTTAATTATTCGCATAAAAAACTCCGATGTCTTATTTAAACTATCGGAGTTTTTTTATTAATCTTTAAAAATAATTATTTAAATTTATTTGTTTAACTTGAATCGCTAATTAGCTAAAATTATTGCAAATATTGATTTTTGAGAATGTCATCCTGAGCAAAGCGAAGGATCTGTCCAATTTATGATTTTAGCTAAAAATGCTTACTGGACAGATTCTTCGGGTTAAAACCCTCAGAATGACAATTTGTAAAAATAAATTAATTGGCGACCGGGATTATTTTTTATTTTATTCAGTAATTATTTTGATTCCCGAACTGGTTCCGATTCTGCTTGCACCGGCTTCAATAAGCGCTTTTGCCCCTTTAGCATCACTTACTCCGCCGCTTGCTTTTACAAGAAGTCCAAAAGATTTAACTGTTTCATTCATAAGTTTTACATCTTCAACTGTTGCCGGTTTGCTTTCTTTTAGCACTCCTGTTGAAGTTTTTACAAAATCAGCTCCTGCTTCTGCGGAAAGTTTGCATGCAGTTACTTTTTCTTCTTGGGTCAAAAGTCCCGTTTCAATTATTACTTTAAGTTTGGCTTTTCCTTTGCAGGTATCGGCTATTTGTTTAATTTCATTTTTAACCAATTCAAGATTGCCTTCTTTTAAAGCACCTACGTTTATAACCATATCGATTTCTGTTGCGCCGTCTGCGAGGCATTTTTTTGTTTCTTCAACTTTTATTTCTGTATAAGTGGCACCATGAGGAAATCCTGTAACCGCTGCAATTTTTATATCTGAGCCTTTAAGTGCTTCTACGGCGTTTTTTACTTGAATCGGATGAACGCATACAGCATAAAAACCGTATTCTCTGGCTTCTTTACATAATTTTTCAACGTCCTGTTTTGTAGCTGCTGATGAAAGCAATGTGTGGTCAACGTATTTTGTCAAACTTATCATTTTATACTCTCCAAACACTCTACCTATGAGTACTTTACTTATAATGAATAAATAATATCAGAAAAATGAATAAATCCGTTATTTTTCTTCATGTATAATTTAAGGTATAGTGCTTTAATAAAGAAATCAGGCATAAAAAATGAAACAAAAATTTTTAATAATTTTAGTATTGGTTATCTTCGTGCTTGTGGGCTTCAAAAAATCTTTTGCACAGCAGACTGAACCTTGTTTATCACCTCAGTCAGGCGATTTAATAAGAGTAGGCATAAGTACAAATAATTTTAGTTCTCTTGAATACAAAGAAATAAGCATTACCACAGACGCAGGCTTTATAGCCACCGACAAAAGTTCCGATACAGAAGTTATAAAAGCTGCTCCTAAAGACATATTAAAATTTCAAATAAATAAAGACAGCTTTATTATTTACCAAAACGATAAAAAAATTGCGGAAAATATTGCAGGACCGCTTGAAATAATAGCCGAAAATGATTATCCTCTACAGGTTGTCGGCTTGAAAAGAAACGGAAAACAGGCTGCTTACAGAGGAATTATTGAAATTACAAAAACACCTGGGAAAACTGATAAGTTGTCCGTTATAAATATGCTTCCTCTCGAAGAATACCTCAAAGGAGTTGTTCCTAACGAACTTCCTGTCTCCTTTGGATTAGAAGCTTTAAAAGCACAGGCAATTGCAGCGAGAAATTATGCATTAAGACCAAGAGATAAAGCAAATAAGCTCTTTGACGTATGTGACTCGGTTCAATCACAGGTGTATTTTGGCGCAAATACAGAAAATCCCATTTCTAACGAGGCAATAAAAGAAACCAGCGGTCTTTTAGCCTTGTACGACGGTGACATAATTCTTGCTCTTTACAGTTCAACAGCAGGGGGTTATACAGAAAATTATGAAAATGCTTTTTCTGAGCCGGGAAGCGAAAAATTCCCCGCAAAACCTTTGCCTTATCTGAAAGGGAAACCTGATACCGAAGGAACACTTCCTTTAAATGACGAAACTGCGGCAAGAAATTTTTATACTTCGTCGCCACCTGCATTTGATATAAATTCAGGGTATTACAGATGGACAAGAACGTGGACTGAAGAAGAATTAAGAAAAGAATTAAACAACAACTTTAATAAATTTTCAAAATCCAGCCTTCTGACTCCTGCGTTTGAAAAAGATACTGATATAGGCAAAATTAAAAAAGTGGAAGTATTATCGAGAGGTGTTTCCGGAAAAATAATAGCATTGTATATAACAACAGAAAAAGATTCCTGGACAATCAAAAAAGAACTTTTAATAAGAAGAATACTGACAACTCAAGGAAAAGCCCTTCCAAGCGCTAATGTTATTTTTAACAATATTAATGACGAAAACGGCGATCTTGTAAGACTTGAAGCTTTTGGAGGAGGACTCGGGCATGGAGTCGGAATGAGCCAATACGGAGCAGGTTTCATGTCAAAAAGCGGATGCACTTTTGATATGATTCTTCAGCATTATTACGACGGAATTTCTATAGGCACCAGACCAGTTATAATAAATTGCCAGCAAAGACAGGAAAAGGGAATTCGCCCTTTTAGAACGTCTTTTCCTGAAAACAATAAATCAAAAGAAAGCCAGTCATCACCAATAATACAGGAGTTTTTCGCGCCTGATGCTAAGGCTGATCTAATGATAGAAAATCAGCAAATGGTTGAAAATTTTGATTTTATGATAAATTCTAATAAGATAAGTTTAAATAAAAACTATCTTCCCGAGGGAACAATCAGGATGCCTCTTGATAAATTTATTATTAAGGGCTTGAATGAAATAGTATTTTATCCGTGTGAAGCGGGAGCAAAAGGTCAGAAAAAGAACTTTGCTTCTTTGGAAGACCTCAACGCATTCTCCTTGGAAAAAAATGTGAATAAAAATGTAAAAGTTTGGGTAGAAGTGGTTAAAAGTAAAAAATGAATTCTAAAAATATTTTCAGGGTTGCATGGTTAATAGCAGTTATTACTATAGTAAGTAAAGCAGTCGGATTTTGGAGAGATGTAGCCATTGCGCAAGCATATGGCGCTTCAATGGCAAGCGATGCGTATTTTTATGCATATCAAGTTCCTGCTCTGGCTTTAATATTGTTGGGCGGCGTCAGCGGCCCGTTTCATACAGTAACAGTTTCAATATTTTCCAAAGAAGATATATCAGGAAAACCCAGTCAGGATGCACAAAGGGCTTTAAATACTTTTTTGAATATTACGGGCGTTGCCTTTACGCTGCTTACATTTCTAATTTATTTTTTCTCAGAACCTGTAGCAAAACTAATAACAGCCGGAGGAAGTATCCAGCTTCAATCTATGGTTGCAGAACAACTTAAGATTATGTCCCCTATAATTTTTATAGGCGGTATTGTAGGAATTTTATACGGCATATCAAATGTTTACAACCGTTTTCTTCTTACAACATTAAGTCCGACTATGGCGAGTTTTGCAATTATAGCCGCATTATGGTTCGGGCATGATAAAACAGGCTTGATTCTAGCGTGGTCAACGCTTGCCGGTGCGGTTCTTCAGCTTATAATCCAAATTCCTGCATATTTTCAGGTTGGATTCAAATATTTGCCTGATTTTGACATTAAAATGGATAAAATTAAAAAAATAGGAGAAATTATTTTCCCTGCAGTGGTTGGCTGCACTATAGGGCAATTAAATATATATATAGATATGTTTTTTGCCTCTCAATTATCTGAAGGAAGCTGGTCAGCAATAAGCTACGCAAATAAAATCTTTCAATTCCCTGTAGGAATTATTATGACGGCAATGCTTGTTCCCTTATTTCCTGTTTTTTCTAACTTAGTCGGAAAAAAAGACTGGGATTCGCTAAGGTTTTATTTCCATAAAGGTTTAAGTTCATTATGGTTTCTTGCGTTCCCCATTTTTTCGATATTTTTTGTATTTTCACATGACACAATTCATTTTCTTTTCCAGAGAGGAAAATTCAATGCAGAAGACACAATTCTGGTAACACAGGCTCTTATTTTTCTTTCATATGCTATTTTTCCTTACGTAGCAAGAGATCTTTTAACAAGAATCTTCTATGCGTTTGATGATACAAAAACCCCGTTTTTAATTGCGGTAATGTCAATATTTACAAAGGCTGTAATGAATTATTTTCTGGTAAAACCTTTTGGTCTTGCAGGAATTACTCTTTCTACTGCGGCAATGGCAGGTATAAACCTGATATGGCTGTCTTTTCTGATAAGAAAGAAAGTTGATCTCGATTTTGGACGCATAAAAATTCCTCTTTTGAAAATAACCGGAGCAACACTGATTATGACCGCAGTTGCTTTTGGTTCGAATATATTACTGCACCATATACTCGGAGAAAGCAGTATTTTTCTGGCATTAAACCTTTTAGTCAGCGGGACTCTCTCAGTTATAACTTATTTTGTAATGACCCTCGTCTTAAAACTCGATATCGCCGAACAGTTATTACACAAAGTAAAAGCAAAACTCCTTAAAACTGATAAAAATCAACCTGTCGAAAATAATTAATAAACTGCTATGCGGCACCGCTGCCGTTAATTACAACAGGAATTGTTTTTAAGATAATTTGTAAATCCATTAAAATATTCCAGTTTTTTATGTATTTATAATCAAGGCGGACAACAGCATCAAAGTCTTTAATGTCAGACCTGCCGCTGACTTGCCACATTCCTGTCAAACCGGGAATCGTTTCAAATCTCACATAATGCCAGTCTTTATAATTTTGTAATTCTCGCAACAATGGTGGTCTTGTCCCAACAATACTCATCTCACCTCTAATTATATTGAATAATTGAGGCAACTCATCAAGACTGTATTTTCTGATAAATTTTCCTACTTTTGTAAGTCGAGGATCATTAACAGCTTTAAACATGATAGGATTTGTTTGATTATGTTTTTTTACCTGTTCAAATTTTTCTTCTGCATCAACAACCATGCTTCTAAATTTATACATATAAAATTCTTTTTTATTAAATCCCACTCTTTTTTGTTTAAAAACAGCAGGTCCTTTTGAGTCCAACTTAATTAATACAATCAAAAATAAAAACAATGGAGCCAATAAAATTATTGCTGTCGAGCTTAACACAACATCCATAACTCTTTTCATTTTCCACTGAAAAGGTTTTCTTTCGCTTAAAGGAAACGGTAATTCAAATATATGCAATAAATCTGCATTAATATTTATCTTATTAATACTTCGTTCGCTCAAATTAGCAAGCGCCATACTCTACTGTCACTCCAAATTATAGTGTTTATTATTTTGTAAAATTTTTAATTCTTATTCAACACTAATAAACTAAATCGATACTATACTATACATATAATAGTAGTAAGTAAATAAAAAAATGCAAATAGTTTTATTTAATAAAATGTAAAACCTCTCTCCACCCAAATACAGCAAGAAGCCGTCTTGTTAAAATAAAACCTATCTCTAAATATTTCTTAATCTTTACGTTTTGACAAATATATTTTATTAATTTAAATTAATAATGCTAAACTTATATTAATAAAATAATAATTTAGTATTAAAAGTTTTATCGTGTGAAGAAGTGAAGAAATATATAGCATTAGTTTCAATTTTATTATATTTATCAATGCCAATGGTCTATGCTGAAAATAATAGCGGGAATAAAGCAGAGATTTCGGCGCAAAATATAATTAAATCGCGGCTTGAATTTAATTCAAATAATTATTCCAGAAACTATGTTCTGGGACCAAATGATATTATCAGCGTTTTTGTTTATGATTCTGAAGAATTTAATCAGTCAAATATTCGCATTCAACCCAACGGCAACATTATTATAACTCCTTTGGGTGAAATAAAAGTTTCCGGAATGACATTGGAAGCCCTACATCTCTTGCTCGTCAATAAATACAAAAAATACCTTAAAGACCCGCAGGTTACTCTCATATTAAATGAGACAAGACCATTTGTCGTTTATGTTACCGGTGCTGTTATAAACCCTGGCAGTTATGAAATGAGTACAAACACTTCGAATAACCAGAGTTTAAATAATCAAAATACAGACGTTTTGTTGGAAAGAAAATCTCCTTTGCTTTCCAACATACTTGTTGCAGCAGGCGGTATTCAATTTGATGCTGATCTTGAGCATGTAAAAATCACCAATTCTTTTGATAAGAGTGAAATTAATGCTAATTTAATGAAGATATTGGAAAAAGGCGATTCCTCTCAAGATATTTATTTGATGTCCGGTGATAGCGTTTATATTCCCAAATTGGCGACACCTCTTGCGGTTAGCGAAGAAAAATACAAAAAATATGCTACAGCCACTTTTTCTCCGAAAATTGTTCCGATTAAAGTTTACGGCTATGTTAATAAGCCTGGTTTAATAAAGTTAGACAGCTCTGCTTCAATAACTTTAAATTCCGCAATTATGGCAGCAGGCGGGTATCTTACAGATTCTGCCTACGCTCCCAAAAAAATATTTATCAGCAGGGCTGATGTTTCAGGAAAACTCGTAACAAGAGTAGTTAATCCGATGAGCAACGATATAATTTTAATGCCTGATGATATAGTTTATGTACCGGAAAAACCAAGACCGCTCCTCGGCAAAACTTTTGATTATGCAATGAGAGTACTAAATCCTGTAAATACATTCGCCAATACATACAATAATTGGGCGCTTATGTATGATCCTCACAGATATCAAGTCATAGGTAAATAAATAAAGATATATGGATATTAATAATTTAAATAAAAGCAGATATATTCGTAATTTTGGTAAAGACAAAAAACTGATTGTTATTATTACCATTATTATTTTAATCTGGTCGCTTATATATCTGATGATTTTTTATAAACCTTCCTATAAATCCATTGCCAAAATCTGGATAAAAGATCTGACCGGTCAAGAATTTGTTACCAGCTTGGGTCATCAAAATCCTCTGGCATCACTAAATTCTGCACAAAATCCTCTCCTTACCCAGATAGAAATATTAAAATCCAATCAGTTACAAGATTTTGTTTACAACTATCGTCTGAAAAAAAAGAGTAAAACCAAACCTTTAAATTCTGATGATTTAATTGATGTAAAAAATAAAGAAGGCACTGATATCCTGAGCATAACTTTAACATGCAATGACCCAAAAGAAGCTCAGGATTTATTAAACGCCTCATTAAAAGAATATGACAATATTAACCTTCTTATAAACAGAAAAATCAGAACGACAAGACGTAAATATATTGATTTGAAGCTTGATGAAATTGAGAAAAAACTCTATGAAACAAGAAATAAAATTAAATTATTTAAATCTGCAAATTTGGCTATAAGCATAGACGAAGAATCTATAAAATTGGTTGACCAAAAAATAGCAACTTCATCAAAACTGGAAGATGTTACCGCAGATATAAACAATACCGCATCTTCAATCGTGGAATTGGAAAACAAATTATCACTTAAAGCCGGTGAAGCACTGGATGCAGTTGCATTAGGTTCAGGTAATCAATCTTTGATAAAATTAAGAGAAGATTTGAATACTTCTATACAACAGTACGAGTTTGATTCTTCCAAACTTGCGGAAACAAATCCCAAAATGATCGCCCAAAAAAATAAAATCGCAGCTATAAATTCTCAAATAAAAGATCAAATAAAACTCAGTCTTGGTAAATATGCTAAAAACAAAGGAATTAATATATTTGATTCGGTTAGAGAACAACTCGTAGAAAATCTTATAACGGCTCAAACCAAACTTATTGGTCTACATTCCGAAAAAAATTCTATAAACAACAGTATTACCAAAATTAATTCAGAACAGTCTAAAATGCCTGAAAAAATGTTTACACTTGATAACCTTCAACAGGAAGAACGAACTTTAGGCAGGGCTTATGACGAACTCAGAGAGAAACAGATTGAAGCAAGGATAAAAGAAGCTGAAGCTGTTAGCAATATTATCGTGATTGATTCTTCAACACTTCCGGAGGGGGCTTCTTTTCCGTCACGAAATCATGTACTTATAATTTCTCTTCTTCTCGGAATTATATCGGGATTTAGTATTTCAATATTAAAAACTTTGTTGGAAGATGTTTGTGATGACGTTGAAGAAATAGAACAAATTACAGAAACTTCTACAATCGGAACAATTCCATGGCTTAAATACCATATTTTAAGCGAGCCATCGGAATTTATACACAAAATTGCCTACAACAATATTGTTTCTAATCTCATGATCAAGTGCTATAAAAATAATAATAAAGTTTTAGTTTTTACTTCCTCTTCTCTTAAAAAACCTCAATCCTCTGTTTTATATTATTTAGCCTGCCGTCTTAAAAAGCTCGGCCATTCTGTTGCGGTTATTGACAGCGATTTCAGGATACCAACTTTGCTAAAAGACGCTGCCATAGAGCATAAGGTCAAAACTAACTTGTCTGATCTTATATTATCTCTTGAAACCAAATTCAGAACGACAAAAACAGTTGATGCGCAGGAAGTGTTAAATGCTTTAGTTGAAGATGAAAAAGGAATAAAACATCTCGGCAACAAAGAAATGGTTTTTGAGCCTTACGAATTCTTCGGGACTTCTTCTTTTGAATCTCTTGTCGGGATTTTAAAGGCCGAATTTGACTGGGTACTAATTGATACAGGCGCGGCACATATTACACCGGAATTTTTAATTATTTCGAGGTTGTCTGACGGTGTTATTTTATTTGTAAATAAAACCATTACTTATACAATATTAAAAAACATTACAAAAACTCTTAAAAATGCGGGTATTCCTATTATAGGCACTATCGTCCGAGAGTCAGAATCAAAATTAGAAAACGAATACAAAAAATATTTAAGGTATCAAGAAGATCGAACCATTATTGATTAAATAACTTGAATTGCTTAATCGCCAAAATCGTCGTTGCGAGCATAGCGAAGCAATCTATAAACAAATTGCCTGATCGAATCTAAAGCTTCTCCTCGCAGCAATTCGAGTTTATTAGTTTTTTATTACAAATGTAAACTTTATAAAACCGAAAATACAGGAGTTTAATTTTTTCGATAAAAGGGTTTAAATATAATATGTGTTGGTTTTTCTAAGAGGTCTTGTAATTAATGAAAAAAATTATAAGCTTGGTTTTGTTTGCTATAGTTTTGTTATCAGGATTATATTTAGATGTATCCCAGATAACCGTTCCTGATTATATAGATAAAATTTATCATTTTACGGGTTTTTCTTTAATAACAATCCTGTCCATATCTGTTTTTATTGCTTTTTTTGACAAAAAAGGTTTAAATATTTTCCTTATATTTGTGCTCATATTTGGAGGAATAATCTCAGCACTGGCCGAATTTGTACAAAAATTTACGATCACAAGAAGTTGCGATGTTAATGACTGGATAGCCAGTTTGTGCGGTATAATTTTTGTTGCTGCATTTACATATTTTGCTAATTGCAAGCGAGAAAGAAAGATGGAATTGCTTGAAGAAAAATTTGAATTATACTGAAACGGATTTGTTTCTGTAAAATAAGTTCAAAGCTATTTACAACTGCTCTTATGGTTCCACATAGGCAGGAGAAACAGTATACACATAAAAGCAGAAGCTATCCAAAAATACAAAGCTCCGTTCCAGCCAAACTTGTCAATGATTGTTCCTGTACCGACTCCTGAAAATATTGCGCCTATATAGCCAAATGATCCTGTAAATCCAGTTGAGGCAGAAGCGACTTTTTTAGAGCTTGATTCAACGGCACATAATCCTCCGATAAGCATTTGCGGACCGTAAGTAAATATTCCGATCAGCCCGAGGAAAACAAAATCCAACGCTTCATTTGAAGTATTAAGTTTCAGTCCTATTATAGAAAAGATTACTCCGATTAAGAAAAATACATTTATCGGCGTTCTTTTTCCTTTAAAAACTTTGTCAGAGAGATAACCCGCTGCAACAGTACCGATAATCCCGAAAAGAGGTAAAAAACTCAATTTCCATGCCGCAGTTTGCAAAGAATTTTTCTTTGCTTCTACCAAATATTTAACAACCCAATCTTCTGTCCCAAAGCGGATAACATATACGAATATATAAGCAAAAGCAAGCAGCCACATTGTTTTATTGAATAAAATATGCTTTTTGAAAATTTCAAAATAGCTTTCGTTATCCTCAGAAGTTTCAACGGTTTTGCAAACTATATTTTTTTCGGGTTCTCTGTATTCTTCAATATCCGGCAAACCTAAAGTTGTAGGCTTGTCTCTGAGCCTGTCAAACAGAAAAATACTTATGAATACAGAAATTATTGCCGGTATATAAAAAGCAGCTTTCCAGCCGAAGTGGGCAATTACAAATCCCGAAATAACAATGCTTAAAAAAGTACCTGTCTGGTGAGATGTTGACCACAAAGACCATTTTATTCCGCGTTCATTATTGGAATACCAGAACGTAAGACTTTTAGCTATTGCAGGAAAACCCATTGATTGAAACCAGCCGTTGCAACCCCAGAAAAAAGCCAGAGCCCATATTAATACAGTAGCTGAAGGCAGACCAAAGAATGTGAATTTCCCCGGAGTAATAAATACAGCACTTATAACAAAACAAAGATTTGCCAGCGCAGAAACGATTAAAGCTGTAGGCAGGAAAGTTCTTACATTTGAACGATCCGCAAGAATCCCGTTTACAAATTTTCCGATTGCATAGGTAAAATATAAAGTGCTTCCCAATAAACCGAGTTCTGTGTTTGAGTACCCTAAAGCAGCGCCCATTACAGGCATTGCAACAGAGATATTCTTTTTGCAAAGATAAAAAGCCACATAACCTATAAAAGCAGCATAAAAAATCCTTAAACGCCAATGAGAATATGTTTTTTTTATTTCATCTTGATTTTCTATTTCCGAAATATCTGAAGGAGCCTTAAAAAAATTCAAAAAAGGAATTATTATTTTACCGTATATGCCTGACTGAAAAGGTTTTTGTTCTTCAACCGATGCTTTCGTTGACGATAATTTAACTTCCATATTGCAATTCCCCGCATAGATAATAGTTAAAAGATTAATAAAATTTATTATCTCACAAAATTACAATGAAAACTTTTTCTTAGGGACTGCGGTTAAAGCTTATATATCTTGATTTTTTATTTATCAGACAGGCTCTTACTTACTCAAAACGTTGTTTCGTGCAAAATCATTTAAACTGGAGATAGAGTATCTGCTTATATCTGCATTATTATTAAAAGGCGGGGTTTGCAAATTAGGCTTAGAGATATTTTGAGGTGCAGGGTGCTTTGCAACAGGAGAATTATTTTTTGCAGCGTCATGTTTGCTTTCCATATATTTATTTTTAAACCAGGAAGCAAGAGGAGTTGCAATAAAAGGTACTACCACTCTTTTAGCAAGAACTGTGGTTATTAAGATAGTTGATATGGCTTTGAATCCGGTGTTGCATTTTTTTGTTATTTTATTATGCTCAATCGTCCGTTCAAGTTTTGCCAGCAGGTCTTCGCCAAAGTTTTGACCATTACTTAAATTATTAACGTAATTTTTATAATTTTCGGCAACATTCCCGAATAATTTGCCGTTAATTTTGTCCTGAACTTTTTTAGTTGTAAAATAAAAACCTGCTGCCAGTTGGGTTGCAATCATTAAAACTCCGTTTGCCAGGTCTAAAGAAGCAACGAATTTTCTTTTTTCTTCAGGAATATTATTATTGTTCATACTTTGATAAACATAAAAGCCGCAATTTATAGCATCTTTGGCCACATTTGCCAGAACCAAACTTCTTGCGGCATTTTCAGGATTTTTTTGAATATAATCCAGTATATTATTCATTGTTTTGCTTTTAGCAAGTTTTTCAAAAATTGGTTTAATCATAATTTATGCACCTGCTTTCAGGTTTAATTTTTCGGCATGAATATTATGGTTATCGTTTTTTTCCGCTTTTTGAGCTTTATTATCATTTAATTTAGGGAATGCTAACTTCATAAACTTTGGATATACCCAGTTTAGCAAACCGCAGGCAATAGGCAAAGTTATTAAAGCAATTCCTATGCCGGAAACTTCTCTAAATTTCATTACTCTGTTTGTAATAGCCTCAGCTTGAGTTTTTAAAGCGTCTATTCTCTCAGAAATCTTGTTGACTGTTGTATCATTAGCGGCGGCTATTTTAGGGTTGGTATATTTTTCTTTTAGCCTTGTAACTTCTTTCATAAAGTTATCGGACTTTCTTGTGTCTAATTTATAACCCAAGCGTCCTTCAGAAGCCATTTTGTCGATGATTTTCCTGATATTCATAGTAATTCCGACTTGAGAAACAACAGCTATAACTGCTGATATAGGCTGTCTCCATGCGGCGTAGGTTTTTGTGTCCTGATCTTCTTTAGACAAAGGATTATATTTGATCATAAACGGCGCAACCAGACCTGTACCCAGTCCGGTTATAATAACATTAGTAATGTCACCGGAATATTTTGATTCCGAAAAT from bacterium carries:
- a CDS encoding polysaccharide biosynthesis/export family protein; translated protein: MKKYIALVSILLYLSMPMVYAENNSGNKAEISAQNIIKSRLEFNSNNYSRNYVLGPNDIISVFVYDSEEFNQSNIRIQPNGNIIITPLGEIKVSGMTLEALHLLLVNKYKKYLKDPQVTLILNETRPFVVYVTGAVINPGSYEMSTNTSNNQSLNNQNTDVLLERKSPLLSNILVAAGGIQFDADLEHVKITNSFDKSEINANLMKILEKGDSSQDIYLMSGDSVYIPKLATPLAVSEEKYKKYATATFSPKIVPIKVYGYVNKPGLIKLDSSASITLNSAIMAAGGYLTDSAYAPKKIFISRADVSGKLVTRVVNPMSNDIILMPDDIVYVPEKPRPLLGKTFDYAMRVLNPVNTFANTYNNWALMYDPHRYQVIGK
- a CDS encoding sugar transferase, with the translated sequence MALANLSERSINKININADLLHIFELPFPLSERKPFQWKMKRVMDVVLSSTAIILLAPLFLFLIVLIKLDSKGPAVFKQKRVGFNKKEFYMYKFRSMVVDAEEKFEQVKKHNQTNPIMFKAVNDPRLTKVGKFIRKYSLDELPQLFNIIRGEMSIVGTRPPLLRELQNYKDWHYVRFETIPGLTGMWQVSGRSDIKDFDAVVRLDYKYIKNWNILMDLQIILKTIPVVINGSGAA
- a CDS encoding SpoIID/LytB domain-containing protein, encoding MKQKFLIILVLVIFVLVGFKKSFAQQTEPCLSPQSGDLIRVGISTNNFSSLEYKEISITTDAGFIATDKSSDTEVIKAAPKDILKFQINKDSFIIYQNDKKIAENIAGPLEIIAENDYPLQVVGLKRNGKQAAYRGIIEITKTPGKTDKLSVINMLPLEEYLKGVVPNELPVSFGLEALKAQAIAARNYALRPRDKANKLFDVCDSVQSQVYFGANTENPISNEAIKETSGLLALYDGDIILALYSSTAGGYTENYENAFSEPGSEKFPAKPLPYLKGKPDTEGTLPLNDETAARNFYTSSPPAFDINSGYYRWTRTWTEEELRKELNNNFNKFSKSSLLTPAFEKDTDIGKIKKVEVLSRGVSGKIIALYITTEKDSWTIKKELLIRRILTTQGKALPSANVIFNNINDENGDLVRLEAFGGGLGHGVGMSQYGAGFMSKSGCTFDMILQHYYDGISIGTRPVIINCQQRQEKGIRPFRTSFPENNKSKESQSSPIIQEFFAPDAKADLMIENQQMVENFDFMINSNKISLNKNYLPEGTIRMPLDKFIIKGLNEIVFYPCEAGAKGQKKNFASLEDLNAFSLEKNVNKNVKVWVEVVKSKK
- the murJ gene encoding murein biosynthesis integral membrane protein MurJ, producing the protein MNSKNIFRVAWLIAVITIVSKAVGFWRDVAIAQAYGASMASDAYFYAYQVPALALILLGGVSGPFHTVTVSIFSKEDISGKPSQDAQRALNTFLNITGVAFTLLTFLIYFFSEPVAKLITAGGSIQLQSMVAEQLKIMSPIIFIGGIVGILYGISNVYNRFLLTTLSPTMASFAIIAALWFGHDKTGLILAWSTLAGAVLQLIIQIPAYFQVGFKYLPDFDIKMDKIKKIGEIIFPAVVGCTIGQLNIYIDMFFASQLSEGSWSAISYANKIFQFPVGIIMTAMLVPLFPVFSNLVGKKDWDSLRFYFHKGLSSLWFLAFPIFSIFFVFSHDTIHFLFQRGKFNAEDTILVTQALIFLSYAIFPYVARDLLTRIFYAFDDTKTPFLIAVMSIFTKAVMNYFLVKPFGLAGITLSTAAMAGINLIWLSFLIRKKVDLDFGRIKIPLLKITGATLIMTAVAFGSNILLHHILGESSIFLALNLLVSGTLSVITYFVMTLVLKLDIAEQLLHKVKAKLLKTDKNQPVENN
- a CDS encoding retropepsin-like aspartic protease; the protein is MRIIKITLLIFILFLLILLPKEAFAGNFQDGVRAYNSGSYKNAEIYFKKAFLADPNNVVIKYYLAITLVQNKNNNGARILYKNIIETSSNQEVVNLSRAGLKLLGDSSGSYSKVTKAVLNVNTMGNILIVNNVNLNDSLKVKFVFDTGASFVTISTQVANSLGILTANAPKIKIMTGSGYIEAPKVILKKIEVNGLAAYNVEALVADLPMHTSGTAGEMAGLLGLSFINDFKATVDRQNNQIILEKN
- the deoC gene encoding deoxyribose-phosphate aldolase — translated: MSLTKYVDHTLLSSAATKQDVEKLCKEAREYGFYAVCVHPIQVKNAVEALKGSDIKIAAVTGFPHGATYTEIKVEETKKCLADGATEIDMVINVGALKEGNLELVKNEIKQIADTCKGKAKLKVIIETGLLTQEEKVTACKLSAEAGADFVKTSTGVLKESKPATVEDVKLMNETVKSFGLLVKASGGVSDAKGAKALIEAGASRIGTSSGIKIITE